GACCCTGCTCGCCACCAACGAGCGCAGCGAGCAGCTCGTGGAGGGCCTGCTGCTGCTCGCCCGCAGCGACAACGAGATCGTGGACCGCAAGCCCGTGGATCTCGCCGAGGTGGCCTCCCAGGCCCTCGACCAGGCCCGTGCCGAGGCGCAGGGCAAGGGCGTGGAGCTGCGGGGGACCCGGGAGCCCGCCGTCGTGCAGGGCAACGGCGTGCTCCTGGAGCGGATCGCGCTCAACCTCGTGCAGAACGCCGTGCGCTACAACACCCCCGACGGCTGGGTCGAGGTCACCACGCGGTCCCTGCCGGGCCAGGCGCTGCTGGTCGTGGAGAACACCGGGCCGATCGTGCCGGCGTACGAGCTGGACAACATCTTCGAGCCGTTCCGGCGGCTCCGCACCGAGCGCACGGGCAGCGACAAGGGTGTGGGCCTCGGTCTGTCCATCGTGCGCTCGGTGGCCCGGGCGCACGGCGGGCGGATCACGGCCGAACCGAGAGAGGGAGGCGGGTTGATCATGAGGGTTGTCCTGCCGACCTGAGAACTCTGCGAGAATAGGGCGGCCGAAGGTTCGCTTTGGGCGGAATTTTCACGTTCCGGCCATCGCTGTGGGCATGTGTGATCGATCACATGCGCAAACTTCCGGCCATCTACTCTCCGTGATCGATCAGACTGCCGGAACGCCGGAAAAATGGGGGTTTCCGGGGGTCCTGATCACGGGAAGTACAGGTGATGGCGCATCCGCATGCGTCGTCCGGACCGTGTACGGTCCCGTTCGCCATCCATCCCCATCACCTCTTCAGGTGTGCGGTTGGGTGTCGATTGAGTAACAGACCTTGATGTGAGGCAAAATCTCCGCCTCAGGTCGGGCACAAGTCCGGCCTCTCACGCGTTACGTGCGCTGGAGACACCGCAGACACCCAGAGGGGGAGAGCGACATGGCAACGGACTACGACACCCCACGCAAGACCGACGATGACGTCAACGAGGACAGCATCGAGGAACTCAAGTCCCGGCGGAACGACAAGTCCGCGTCGACGGTCGACGTCGACGAGTTCGAGTCCGCCGAGGGCATGGAACTGCCCGGCGCGGACCTTTCCAATGAGGAACTGTCCGTCCGGGTCCTGCCCCGGCAGGCCGACGAGTTCACGTGCATGAGCTGCTTCCTCGTGCACCACCGCAGTCAGCTGGCCCGCGAGAAGGACGGCCAGCCGATCTGCCGCGACTGCGACTGAGGATCGGGTCTGCCATGGCAGGCTCGACCCCGTTCCGGAGGCGACGCTCCCGGCAGCCCGGACTGACCAACGGGCCGGCCGAGGGCGTCGCGCGGCAGGACGCGGCCGCATCGGATGAGTCCGGTGCAGCCGGTGCGGCGGCCGACGCGAGCGTGGAGCGGGGCCGCACGGCCTCGCTCGCGGCCGCGGTCGGCCGTGGGGCCAAGAAGGGCGGCCGGGGGGCGAGGGCGGGACTGACCGCCGTCGCCGAACGGATCATCGCGAACGCCCCGCGCATCCCGGTGCGCGACCTCGCGACCTTGCGCGAGCAGTTCCCGGGCCTCGGCCCGGAGCAGCTCGCCGACAAGCTGGTGGCCGGTGCCGCGAACGGCACGTCCACCGTGGGCGCCGGCGTCGGCGCGGCGGCGATGCTGCCGGTGCCGCCCGCCATGCCCGCCGAGCTGGCGACCGAGATCGTCGGCGTCGCCGCCGTGGAGTTCAAGCTCATCGCCGAGCTCCACGAGGTCTACGGCCTGCGTGCCCCGGGCACCGTGCGCCAGCGGGCGACGGCCTATCTGGCCGCCTGGGCCGAGGAGCGCGGCATCGACGTGACCTCACCCACGACCCTCAACGCCGCCCTCGGCGGCCAGCTGCGGCGCGAGCTGCGCCAGCAGGTCCTCAAGCGCACGTTCCGCAATCTGCCGAACCTCACGCCCTTCATGATCGGCGCTGCCGTCGGCGCGGCGATGAACCGGCGTGACACCAAGAAGCTCGCCCAGAAGGTCCGCAAGGACCTGCGGACCAAGCAGGTGCCCTGGGACGCGCTGCCCGACGCCGGACGGGCCGGCCTGCCGCCTGCCCAGGAGCATCCCGGGGCGGGTTGACCCTCCCGGGCCGTCGAGCCGTCCTTCGTCCGTCAGTCGGGCCCCTGGGGCCCTTCCGGGGCGGTCGTGGAACCGTCCCGGCGGCCCGGCGGGGCCCTCAGGCCCGTACGGCGGTGAGGGCGGCGGCCAGGCGCTCGGGGGAGCGGGTGGAGAGATAGACGTACGGGGTGGGGTCGGCCGGGTCGACGACCTCGATCCGCACCGCGGTGCGGACGTAACCGCGCAGCAGCATGAAGGCGCGGGTGTCGGCCTTGTGGGTCCGCCAGGCGCGGGCCTCCTCCGCGTCCAGCACCTCCGGCACCCCCAGTGCCTCGAGGGGGATCCGGGCGTCGCCCGCGATCAGCGCGCCGCCGACCACCCGGATCCGCGCGGACCCGTAGGAGCTGACCGCGACGGCGGCCAGCGCGCCGCCGCCGACCAGGCCGCACAGCAGCGGCAGCTTGCCCAGCGGCAGCAGGATCAGCGCCATGGCGATCCCGACGAGAACCGCGATGAACCACCAGGAACGGGGCGCGGTCAGGCGTTCTTCGTAAGGCTGCATAAGCCCAAGCTTGGCACGGCCGGGACCGGGTGCCCCCGGCGCGGGTAAGGTCAGCCCCTGTGAGTGGAAGAACGACAGCGCTGACGCCCCCGGACGACGCCGGGCCGCCGGTGCGGCATCCCGATGCCCCCGCGCCCGGAGAGGTCATCGGGTCGCACTACGAGTACTGCTTCGGCTGCGGCCCCGCGGTGCCGCACGGCCTGCACCTCGAGACGCGGGCCGGCGAGGGCGTGCGGGTCACGGCCGAGTTCCGGGTCAAGGAGGCCCACCAGGGCGCGCCCGGTCTCGCGCACGGCGGTGTGCTGGCCACGGCGCTGGACGAGACGCTGGGCGGACTGGGCTGGCTGCTGCGGGTGATCGCGGTGACCGGCCGACTGGAGACGGACTTCGTCCGTCCCGTCCCCGTGGACACCGTGCTGTATCTGGACGCCGAGGTGCTCGCGGTGCACGGTCGCAAGATCTACTGCACGGCCACCGGCCGGATCGGCGGCCCCGAGGGGCCCGTCGCGGTCCGCGCGGACGCGATGTTCGTCGAGGTCAAGATCGACCACTTCATCGAGAACGGCCGCCCGGCCGAGATCAAGGCCGCTCTGGCCGACCCCGACCAGGTGAAGGTCGCGCGAGCTTTCGAGGTGAACCCGTGATGCGCAGTCCCCTTGACGTGTTGATCCGCCGAGTGGATCCGGAGGTGCCGATTCCCGCGTACGGCCACCCCGGCGACGCCGGCTGTGACCTCGTCACCACCGAGGCCGCGGTGCTGGCCCCCGGCGAGCGGATGACGCTCCCGACCGGGGTTTCCATCGCACTGCCGGACGGGTACGCCGCCTTCGTGCACCCGCGTTCGGGGCTCGCTGCCCGGTGCGGGGTCTCCATGGTCAATGCCCCGGGGACCATCGATGCCGGGTACCGTGGAGAGATCAAGGTGATTGTGGTCAATCTGGACCCGCGCGAGAGCGTGCGGTTCGAGCGGTTCGACCGCATCGCCCAATTGGTTGTCCAGCAGGTCGAGAAGGTCCGCTTCCACGAGGTGGCGGAGCTTCCCGGCTCGGCGCGGGCCGAAGGGGGCTTCGGGTCCACCGGTGGCCACGCTGCCGTGGGGAATGGATTCGCTTCGGTCGCCCGCGACCGGGAAGGACAGTGACGTGTTCGGTCGTCGCCGCAAGCAGAGCGAGGACGCCGTCGATCAGGTCGACGGTGTGACCTCCGAGGAGTCGGCTGAGGACTCCCTCGCCGACGAGTCCGCACAGGACACCGCGGCCGAGACCCGGGTCCGGCTGGAGCCGGAGCCGCGCCCCGACGGGCCGTGGGACATCGCGGAGGTCCGGGAGCCCGGCGAGGGCCGGGTGGACCTGGGCGGACTGTTCGTGCCCGGGGTCGAGGGCATGGAGCTGCGGGTCGAGGTCGCCGGTGACGCGATCGTTGCCGCGACCGTGGTGCTGCGCGACAGCGCCGTGCAGCTGCAGGCCTTCGCCGCCCCCAAGCGCGAGGGCATCTGGCACGAGGTACGGGACGAGATCGCGAGCGGCATCACCCAGCAGGGCGGCGTCGTGGACGAGGTCCAGGGGCCGCTCGGCTGGGAGCTGCGGGCCCAGGTGCCGGTGACGCTGCCGGACGGGACCAACGGCGTACAGCTGGTGCGTTTCGTCGGCTGTGACGGACCGCGCTGGTTCCTGCGGGGCGTGATCTCCGGCCAGGGCGCGGTGCAGCCGCAGACCGCCGGGCTGCTGGAGCAGATCTTCCTGGACACCGTCGTCGTCCGCGGGGACTCCCCGATGGCGCCCCGCGATCCCATCGTGCTGAATCTGCCGGACGACGCGCAGATGGTGGCCGAGGGTCTGCAGCAGGAGGAGCCCGAGAGCTCGCGCTTCGCGGGCGGCGTGGACCGCCTCCAGCGTGGCCCGGAAATCTCCGAGATCCGCTGAGAAAACGCTCGTCAAGCGGCTGGATCCAGCCGTTCCGCTGGGCCGCGACCCCTTTCCGGGGTTGCGGCCCAGCGTCGTTTTCGCAGGTCCACGCGGCGCGCGTATGAATCTCGTCAAGGGCGCGCTAATGGCCGTAAGGGAGGCGTCAACGGACCGTTCGCGAGTCGATCGGAGAGGTTTCCTTCAGGGGTCCGTTCATATCCGAACCCTCTAGGAGCACACGATGGCCGACGTGGCCTTCGTCGTCACCACGATCGCGGTCTTCGCGCTGGTGGCTCTCGTCGCCAAGGGGGTGACGAAGCTGTGACCATCGAGAACGTCGTCGGTCTGGTCGTGGCCGTCGCCCTGCTGGGCTACCTGATCCTCGCCCTCGTTTTCCCGGAGAGGTTCTGACCGTGCCTATTGCTGCTACCGCAGCGGGCGATATGAGCCCCGTTCTCTCCGGAGTCCTCCAGCTCACCGCCCTCGTCGCGGCGCTGGCACTGGTCTATCGCCCGCTGGGCGATTACATGGCCCGTGTCTACAGCTCCGAGAAGCATCTGCGCGTCGAAAAGTGGATCTACCGCTCGATCGGCGCCGACCCGCACGCCGAAATGCGCTGGCCCGCCTATCTCCGCGGCGTCCTGGCCTTTTCCTTCGTCGGTGTGCTCTTCCTTTATCTGCTCCAGCGGATCCAGGGCGTCCTGCCGGACTCGGTCTCGCTCGGCTTCACCGCCATCAGCCCGGACCAGGCCTTCAACACCGCCGCCTCGTTCGTCGCCAACACCAACTGGCAGTCGTACTCGGGCGAGCAGGCCATGGGCCACGCCGTGCAGACGCTGGGCCTGGCGGTGCAGAACTTCGTCTCCGCGGCCGTCGGTATCGCCGTCGCCGTCGCGCTCGTCCGGGGCTTCGCCCGCTCCCGCACCGGCGAGCTGGGCAACTTCTGGGCCGACCTGGTGCGCGGCACCGTCCGCATCCTGATCCCGATCTCC
The window above is part of the Streptomyces syringium genome. Proteins encoded here:
- a CDS encoding DUF4193 domain-containing protein is translated as MATDYDTPRKTDDDVNEDSIEELKSRRNDKSASTVDVDEFESAEGMELPGADLSNEELSVRVLPRQADEFTCMSCFLVHHRSQLAREKDGQPICRDCD
- a CDS encoding DUF3093 domain-containing protein — its product is MQPYEERLTAPRSWWFIAVLVGIAMALILLPLGKLPLLCGLVGGGALAAVAVSSYGSARIRVVGGALIAGDARIPLEALGVPEVLDAEEARAWRTHKADTRAFMLLRGYVRTAVRIEVVDPADPTPYVYLSTRSPERLAAALTAVRA
- a CDS encoding PaaI family thioesterase encodes the protein MSGRTTALTPPDDAGPPVRHPDAPAPGEVIGSHYEYCFGCGPAVPHGLHLETRAGEGVRVTAEFRVKEAHQGAPGLAHGGVLATALDETLGGLGWLLRVIAVTGRLETDFVRPVPVDTVLYLDAEVLAVHGRKIYCTATGRIGGPEGPVAVRADAMFVEVKIDHFIENGRPAEIKAALADPDQVKVARAFEVNP
- the dut gene encoding dUTP diphosphatase, whose translation is MRSPLDVLIRRVDPEVPIPAYGHPGDAGCDLVTTEAAVLAPGERMTLPTGVSIALPDGYAAFVHPRSGLAARCGVSMVNAPGTIDAGYRGEIKVIVVNLDPRESVRFERFDRIAQLVVQQVEKVRFHEVAELPGSARAEGGFGSTGGHAAVGNGFASVARDREGQ
- a CDS encoding DUF3710 domain-containing protein, which gives rise to MFGRRRKQSEDAVDQVDGVTSEESAEDSLADESAQDTAAETRVRLEPEPRPDGPWDIAEVREPGEGRVDLGGLFVPGVEGMELRVEVAGDAIVAATVVLRDSAVQLQAFAAPKREGIWHEVRDEIASGITQQGGVVDEVQGPLGWELRAQVPVTLPDGTNGVQLVRFVGCDGPRWFLRGVISGQGAVQPQTAGLLEQIFLDTVVVRGDSPMAPRDPIVLNLPDDAQMVAEGLQQEEPESSRFAGGVDRLQRGPEISEIR
- the kdpF gene encoding K(+)-transporting ATPase subunit F, with the translated sequence MTIENVVGLVVAVALLGYLILALVFPERF